The Sorangiineae bacterium MSr11367 genome window below encodes:
- a CDS encoding cell division protein ZapA, with protein MDRRASQVMHVQVAGQRYKVVSSSSQAELTRLAAAVDAKLAELAHRPNPGAPPSIVLAAIALAHDLEQERAKRQRVEVKVRDLLRRILVRIDSALESSAEGEGSRSE; from the coding sequence ATGGATCGTCGCGCCAGCCAGGTGATGCATGTGCAGGTCGCCGGCCAGCGGTACAAGGTCGTGAGCTCGTCATCGCAGGCCGAGTTGACCCGGCTCGCGGCCGCGGTGGACGCCAAGCTGGCCGAGCTCGCGCATCGACCCAACCCCGGGGCGCCGCCATCCATTGTGCTGGCCGCCATTGCCCTTGCCCATGACCTTGAGCAAGAGCGGGCGAAGCGTCAGCGCGTCGAGGTGAAGGTTCGTGATCTTCTGCGTCGGATCCTGGTGCGCATCGACAGCGCCCTGGAGTCGTCGGCAGAAGGGGAAGGCTCTCGTTCTGAATGA
- a CDS encoding 8-amino-7-oxononanoate synthase, protein MNQGAPSAQLETEPVAPSQPSSVFHVKQGAPPALAHLSEAIEALRTQDLLRERHAPLDPTSVSFCSNDYLGLASVPLTGHTPRGAGASRLMAGERAAHGELERALATWLRTEDALVFSSGYAANLGAVAALAQPGDVVVSDALNHASLIDGCRLSKARTIVVPHLDLDAVGQAIATAAPGRAWVVVESYYGMDADSPNLRALRALCDTTGAALIVDEAHALGVFGPDGRGLCAEQGVIPDVLIGTMGKSLGHSGAFVAGCRALTTWLWNRARPFVFSTGISPAVAASARRALDQSVAEPWRRHTVLSHSNHLRESLDAMGLTVLGYGHILPIVIGDARAAVEAAAKLHEHGLHVLAVRPPTVPYGTSRLRLTVTARHTDVHVENAIRALSLVLATSFEEPKS, encoded by the coding sequence GTGAACCAAGGCGCCCCCAGCGCCCAACTCGAGACCGAGCCGGTGGCTCCCAGCCAGCCCTCGTCCGTGTTTCACGTGAAACAGGGTGCGCCCCCTGCCCTGGCCCATCTTTCCGAGGCCATCGAGGCGCTCCGCACCCAGGACCTCCTCCGCGAGCGCCATGCTCCGCTCGACCCGACGTCCGTCTCCTTTTGCTCCAACGACTACCTTGGCCTCGCCAGCGTTCCCCTCACCGGGCACACCCCGCGCGGTGCGGGCGCCTCCCGCCTGATGGCCGGTGAGCGTGCGGCGCACGGGGAGCTCGAGCGCGCACTGGCCACCTGGCTGCGCACCGAAGACGCTCTGGTCTTCTCCAGCGGGTACGCCGCGAACCTCGGAGCGGTCGCCGCGCTGGCGCAGCCCGGGGACGTCGTCGTCAGCGATGCCCTCAACCATGCTTCGCTCATCGACGGGTGCCGTCTCTCCAAGGCGCGAACCATCGTCGTCCCCCACCTGGATCTCGATGCCGTTGGCCAGGCCATCGCCACTGCCGCCCCGGGGAGGGCTTGGGTCGTCGTCGAGTCCTATTACGGGATGGATGCCGACTCCCCCAACCTGCGTGCCCTTCGGGCCCTTTGCGACACGACCGGGGCCGCCCTCATCGTCGACGAGGCCCACGCGCTGGGCGTTTTTGGTCCCGATGGGCGGGGTCTGTGCGCCGAACAGGGCGTCATCCCCGACGTCCTCATCGGAACCATGGGCAAGTCCCTCGGCCATAGCGGGGCCTTCGTCGCAGGCTGCCGCGCCCTGACCACCTGGCTCTGGAACCGCGCCCGGCCCTTCGTGTTCTCGACCGGGATCAGCCCCGCGGTCGCGGCCAGCGCCCGGCGGGCCCTGGACCAGTCCGTCGCCGAACCCTGGCGACGCCACACGGTGCTCTCCCACTCGAACCACCTACGGGAGTCCCTGGACGCGATGGGCCTGACCGTCCTGGGCTACGGTCACATCCTCCCCATCGTCATCGGGGACGCTCGCGCAGCCGTCGAGGCCGCCGCCAAACTGCACGAGCATGGGCTTCACGTTCTCGCAGTGCGTCCACCTACCGTTCCCTACGGAACGTCGCGCCTGCGCTTGACCGTGACGGCCCGGCATACCGACGTTCACGTTGAGAACGCGATCCGCGCCCTTAGCCTTGTCCTTGCTACTTCGTTCGAAGAGCCCAAATCTTAA
- a CDS encoding AAA family ATPase, with the protein MRRIVITGTGTGIGKTHFACAIARAASALKLRVAAFKPVETGVEPAGGEYTDSAQLAAVSSFHVKRWLDPVYTFREPISPHLAARRAGISLELQPILDAIRLFDDLDLNLVLLELVGGLFSPLNRKESNADLALALHQAAVASASAIPITQQIAVAAESSGAGAPVVVTPPPATEIPGSTSGTWSSSGASPSDPAFPSAAWSRADSFPPEHTASTPPAQDDSIPRVVLVAPDRLGVLHEIAATARAAEAMGLPIAGVVLAMPERPDSSTGLNGSEIQYVTAAPYLGTLRRAPIDTLASDLKISGFFNRLFG; encoded by the coding sequence TTGAGACGCATCGTCATCACCGGCACCGGTACCGGAATTGGTAAGACGCATTTCGCCTGCGCCATAGCTCGTGCGGCGTCCGCCCTGAAGTTGCGCGTGGCCGCCTTCAAGCCCGTTGAGACGGGGGTCGAGCCCGCGGGCGGTGAATACACCGACTCGGCCCAGCTGGCCGCCGTCTCATCGTTTCACGTGAAACGGTGGCTCGACCCCGTTTACACCTTTCGCGAGCCGATCTCCCCCCACCTCGCCGCCCGACGCGCAGGCATCTCTCTGGAGCTCCAGCCCATACTGGACGCCATCCGACTCTTCGATGACCTGGATCTCAACCTGGTCCTCCTCGAACTGGTGGGGGGCCTCTTCAGCCCCCTCAACCGGAAGGAGTCGAACGCCGACCTCGCCCTCGCGCTGCACCAGGCCGCGGTCGCCTCGGCCTCCGCCATCCCGATCACCCAGCAGATCGCCGTGGCCGCCGAGTCCAGCGGCGCCGGCGCCCCGGTCGTCGTCACCCCGCCGCCCGCCACCGAGATCCCCGGCTCCACCTCGGGAACCTGGTCCTCGTCCGGGGCCAGCCCGTCCGACCCCGCCTTTCCGTCCGCCGCCTGGTCTCGGGCCGATTCCTTTCCCCCCGAGCACACGGCCAGCACGCCCCCCGCCCAGGATGACTCCATCCCGCGTGTCGTCCTCGTCGCCCCGGACCGCCTTGGCGTCCTTCACGAGATTGCCGCCACCGCGCGCGCCGCGGAAGCCATGGGGCTGCCCATCGCTGGCGTGGTCCTGGCCATGCCGGAGCGCCCGGACTCCTCCACGGGCCTCAACGGCAGCGAGATCCAGTACGTCACTGCCGCCCCCTACCTCGGGACCCTGCGGCGTGCCCCCATCGACACCCTGGCTTCCGACCTGAAGATCAGCGGCTTCTTCAACCGCCTCTTCGGCTAG
- the mgrA gene encoding L-glyceraldehyde 3-phosphate reductase, whose amino-acid sequence MEKGYLAASDRYERIAYRRSGRSGLQLPLISLGLWQNFGGDRPFENGRAIARRAFDLGITHFDLANNYGPPYGSAEANFGEILAKDLRPYRDELVISTKAGYDMWPGPYGNFGSRKYLLASLDQSLHRMGLDYVDIFYSHRFDPATPLEETMGALDAAVRQGKALYVGISSYSPEKTAEAAGILRRMGTPLLIHQPSYSLLNRWIEGGLLDVLEREGVGCIGFSPLAQGLLSSRYLEGVPEGSRASRPGSLGTEQLSKENLAKVRALDAIAKKRGQSLAQMALAWTLRDARMTSTLIGASSVTQLEENVAALSKLEFSAAELKEIDSHATDAGINLWAKSSAK is encoded by the coding sequence ATGGAAAAAGGATACCTTGCAGCGTCGGATCGGTACGAGCGCATCGCCTATCGACGGTCGGGCCGCAGCGGTCTGCAGTTGCCGCTGATCTCGCTGGGCCTCTGGCAGAACTTCGGCGGAGACCGGCCCTTCGAGAACGGGCGTGCGATTGCGCGTCGGGCCTTCGACCTGGGCATCACGCATTTCGACCTGGCGAACAACTACGGTCCGCCGTACGGCTCGGCGGAGGCGAACTTCGGCGAGATCCTGGCCAAGGATCTGCGCCCGTACCGGGACGAGCTCGTGATCTCGACCAAGGCGGGCTACGACATGTGGCCGGGCCCCTACGGGAACTTCGGGTCGCGAAAGTACCTTCTCGCGAGCCTCGACCAGAGCCTGCATCGCATGGGGCTCGACTACGTCGACATCTTTTACTCGCACCGTTTCGACCCGGCGACGCCCCTGGAGGAGACGATGGGCGCGCTCGACGCGGCCGTGCGCCAGGGCAAAGCGCTGTACGTGGGCATCTCGTCGTATTCGCCGGAGAAGACGGCGGAGGCGGCCGGGATCCTGCGGCGCATGGGGACACCACTGCTGATCCACCAGCCGTCGTACTCGCTGCTGAACCGGTGGATCGAGGGCGGGCTGCTGGACGTGCTGGAGCGGGAGGGTGTCGGCTGCATCGGCTTCTCACCGCTGGCCCAGGGCCTTCTCTCGAGCCGGTACCTCGAGGGCGTTCCGGAGGGCTCGCGCGCAAGCCGCCCGGGCTCGCTGGGGACGGAGCAGCTTTCGAAGGAGAACCTGGCCAAGGTTCGAGCGCTGGACGCAATTGCCAAGAAGCGCGGCCAGTCGCTGGCCCAGATGGCCCTGGCGTGGACCCTGCGGGACGCGCGAATGACCTCGACCCTCATTGGGGCGAGTTCGGTGACCCAGCTCGAGGAGAACGTGGCCGCCCTGTCGAAGCTCGAGTTCAGCGCCGCGGAACTGAAGGAGATCGACAGCCACGCGACCGACGCGGGCATCAACCTCTGGGCGAAGTCGAGCGCGAAGTAG